The following coding sequences lie in one Moritella viscosa genomic window:
- the tadC gene encoding bacterial type II secretion system protein F yields the protein MIGVVVSLFAVSLLLALIATSMIHKQLMKNNISHFLNNHKGNTLFKINRFFTSLGREHQVELKNKLIDAGIYNAQLAKYYLPLKFSILFAVLLFIVFSGSEFENKILFGTLTLISILLIPDGVLALRKKHIVAKTSRQLPYMLDMMAVCIQTGMTIESSLSYLSNELDDFDKDLCYHIRKTSDGAKVQSLEKALFDLSERLPTHEIRSFTLTLIQNLQYGTSISNVLSDLAEDMRKMHVLGMEEKIGKLSAKMSVPLILLIMFPIVILILAPGMMQMSLDVAG from the coding sequence ATGATAGGGGTTGTTGTTTCGTTATTTGCCGTCAGTTTGTTGCTCGCATTGATCGCGACATCAATGATTCATAAACAGTTAATGAAAAATAACATTAGCCATTTTTTGAATAATCATAAAGGTAACACGCTATTTAAAATAAATAGATTTTTTACTAGTTTAGGACGTGAACATCAAGTTGAACTAAAAAATAAATTAATTGATGCGGGCATTTATAACGCGCAATTGGCTAAATATTACTTACCCTTAAAATTTAGCATTTTGTTCGCTGTTTTATTATTTATTGTGTTTTCAGGTAGTGAATTTGAAAATAAAATATTATTCGGCACTTTAACGCTGATTTCGATCTTATTAATTCCTGATGGTGTATTAGCATTACGCAAAAAGCATATCGTGGCTAAAACATCTCGTCAATTACCTTATATGCTCGACATGATGGCTGTATGTATTCAAACGGGCATGACCATTGAGTCATCATTAAGTTATTTGAGTAATGAGTTAGATGATTTTGATAAAGACCTCTGTTATCACATTCGAAAAACTTCTGATGGCGCTAAAGTGCAAAGCTTAGAGAAGGCATTGTTTGATCTTAGCGAACGCTTACCTACGCACGAAATTCGCAGCTTTACACTGACCCTCATTCAGAATTTACAATACGGTACGTCAATTTCAAATGTATTGAGTGATTTGGCTGAGGACATGCGAAAAATGCATGTTTTAGGTATGGAAGAAAAAATTGGTAAATTGTCAGCAAAAATGAGCGTGCCACTTATTTTGTTGATTATGTTTCCTATTGTGATCTTGATTTTAGCCCCAGGAATGATGCAAATGTCATTGGATGTAGCTGGGTAA
- the tadB gene encoding bacterial type II secretion system protein F yields MHFLAKHIEIAEDHHVEAINLGYLHSSNIYLKYKALFEPSFSILGKQAWVKLILYFCTIIGVMSYVNQQVLHLDHYWLPILAPIFGFFVGWQWLLNKRRKDFEMTFPDALNMMMSAITAGESITQSIGYVGKTLDNDIGRVFLHMSEHLQLGESPEQVFKRACKKVPYPAFLFFIVTIRANMTRGGQLKNVMARLIRVLVDARTLEKKKMAMTSEARLSAKIVAAIPVIFMLLLNYINPNDVDFVLTNPAGRLVLYYVLGSEFIGLLIVWLLVRGVR; encoded by the coding sequence ATGCATTTTTTAGCTAAACATATAGAGATAGCTGAAGATCATCATGTCGAAGCGATTAACTTGGGGTATCTCCATAGCTCAAATATTTATTTAAAATACAAAGCCTTGTTTGAACCTTCTTTTTCTATATTGGGTAAGCAGGCATGGGTAAAACTGATACTTTACTTTTGCACAATTATTGGTGTCATGAGTTATGTCAATCAGCAAGTTTTACACCTAGATCATTATTGGTTACCAATTTTGGCTCCCATATTTGGATTTTTTGTTGGCTGGCAGTGGTTGTTGAACAAACGCCGTAAAGATTTCGAAATGACGTTTCCTGATGCGCTAAATATGATGATGAGTGCCATCACTGCTGGCGAGAGTATTACCCAGTCTATCGGTTACGTGGGGAAAACGTTAGATAATGATATTGGTCGCGTGTTCTTACATATGTCAGAGCATTTACAATTAGGTGAATCACCAGAACAAGTATTTAAGCGCGCCTGTAAAAAAGTACCATACCCTGCATTTTTATTTTTTATTGTCACTATTCGCGCAAATATGACGCGTGGTGGGCAATTAAAAAATGTAATGGCGAGATTAATTAGAGTATTGGTGGATGCGAGAACACTCGAAAAGAAAAAAATGGCAATGACATCTGAAGCTCGTTTGTCTGCAAAAATTGTAGCTGCCATTCCTGTTATTTTTATGCTCTTACTCAATTATATTAATCCTAATGATGTTGATTTTGTATTAACGAATCCGGCGGGGCGCTTAGTTCTGTATTACGTGCTAGGTAGTGAGTTTATTGGTTTACTTATTGTTTGGTTATTAGTGAGAGGGGTACGCTAA
- the tadA gene encoding type II/IV secretion system protein, ATP binding domain, whose product MNNNKSLYLDFRNRIFEVLDPQAVSNLGKSELEIQITKAIEILANNYSRPIPSVIRNGLVKSLVDELVGLGPLQSLMEDDTISDIMVNGPNHIFFERGGKVKASEVTFVNEAQLLEVAQRIAFRVGRRVDESSPMVDARLPDGSRVNIVIPPITLDGTSISIRKFQAKTIGLESLVEFGAMSVEMARVLMIASRCRLNILISGGTGSGKTTLLNALSQYISEDERVITIEDAAELKLQIPHVVRMETRVDSIENTGAVSQRELVINSLRMRPDRIILGECRGSEAFEMLQAMNTGHDGSMSTLHANTPRDAVSRIESMVMMADLNLPLEAIRRTIVSATHLIIQVNRLHDGSRKVTSISEIVGLEGDNVVMDELFSFKQDDAQLSDKVTGSFSTPGIMQRSIIMQRARYFGLQDELKSAFRNDQ is encoded by the coding sequence ATGAACAATAATAAATCACTCTATCTTGATTTTCGTAATCGAATTTTTGAAGTGCTTGATCCGCAGGCTGTTTCAAACCTGGGCAAATCAGAGCTTGAAATTCAAATAACGAAAGCGATTGAGATCTTAGCGAACAATTATTCTCGTCCGATCCCCAGTGTTATTAGAAATGGCTTAGTTAAAAGCTTAGTTGATGAGCTCGTTGGTTTAGGTCCTCTGCAATCACTGATGGAAGACGATACTATCAGCGATATTATGGTTAACGGACCTAATCATATTTTCTTTGAGCGTGGTGGTAAGGTTAAAGCATCTGAGGTCACATTTGTTAATGAAGCTCAGTTGTTGGAAGTCGCACAGCGCATCGCGTTTCGTGTCGGCCGTCGAGTGGATGAGTCATCACCTATGGTTGATGCGCGCTTACCTGATGGGAGCCGTGTAAATATTGTTATTCCACCTATTACCCTTGATGGTACATCTATTTCGATTCGAAAATTCCAAGCTAAAACGATTGGTTTAGAATCGCTTGTTGAATTTGGCGCTATGTCAGTGGAAATGGCGAGGGTCTTAATGATCGCGTCTCGTTGTCGATTAAACATCCTCATTTCTGGTGGTACAGGATCAGGTAAAACAACCTTACTGAATGCGTTATCACAGTATATTAGTGAAGATGAACGTGTGATCACTATTGAAGATGCTGCAGAGCTAAAACTACAAATCCCACATGTTGTGCGTATGGAAACACGAGTAGACAGTATAGAAAACACGGGGGCAGTATCTCAGCGTGAATTAGTTATCAACTCACTCCGTATGCGACCTGACCGTATTATTTTAGGCGAATGCCGTGGTTCAGAGGCATTTGAGATGTTACAAGCGATGAACACGGGTCATGATGGTTCAATGTCGACCTTACATGCAAATACTCCTAGAGACGCCGTTTCTCGTATCGAGTCAATGGTTATGATGGCTGATTTGAATTTACCATTAGAAGCCATTCGTAGAACAATTGTGAGTGCGACACATTTAATCATTCAAGTTAACCGATTACATGATGGTTCTAGAAAAGTAACCAGTATTTCTGAGATCGTTGGACTCGAAGGCGATAATGTCGTGATGGATGAACTGTTTAGTTTCAAGCAAGATGATGCGCAACTTAGCGACAAGGTTACAGGCTCATTTTCAACGCCTGGTATCATGCAACGTTCAATTATAATGCAGCGTGCACGTTATTTTGGTCTGCAAGATGAACTCAAATCTGCTTTTAGGAATGACCAATGA
- the tadD gene encoding putative secretion system protein has protein sequence MKGIVIVGLLLLSGCASQTKVDTREGDLIAMNNNQGLSVYYQKQLQSDPNNTVLMAKIVKNYLKLDDIESALFYTKHLIDLGYDDSGFLYLAGNVYMASEQYLLAVDTFQAAQDKGYNKAELNISLGVLYSSLQEFDKALEQFNRARLKGFDDVAIKNNIAVIYIAKQEYKKAIAMLTPIYERVPDNERLRMNLAVALIRVKDYKNAREILSSDYSDAEFSQLVTTIKVL, from the coding sequence ATGAAAGGTATAGTTATTGTCGGTCTGTTATTACTCTCTGGGTGTGCATCGCAGACGAAAGTTGATACTCGAGAAGGGGATTTAATTGCAATGAATAACAACCAAGGTCTAAGTGTTTATTATCAAAAGCAATTGCAGAGTGATCCTAATAACACCGTGCTTATGGCTAAAATAGTGAAAAACTATCTTAAGCTTGATGATATTGAATCTGCGCTTTTCTATACAAAGCACCTTATTGATTTGGGCTATGACGATAGTGGTTTTTTATATTTAGCTGGGAATGTATATATGGCTTCAGAACAATATTTACTGGCCGTAGATACTTTTCAAGCTGCGCAAGATAAGGGTTATAACAAAGCAGAACTGAATATTAGTTTAGGTGTGCTTTATAGCAGTTTACAAGAATTTGATAAAGCATTGGAACAGTTCAATCGAGCGCGTTTAAAAGGTTTTGATGATGTCGCAATAAAAAATAATATTGCCGTTATCTACATTGCCAAGCAGGAATATAAAAAGGCGATTGCAATGTTAACGCCTATTTATGAAAGAGTGCCTGATAATGAGCGGTTACGTATGAACCTAGCTGTCGCACTTATTAGAGTAAAAGATTATAAAAATGCGCGTGAGATCCTCAGTAGTGATTATAGTGATGCGGAATTTTCGCAACTTGTAACCACCATAAAAGTATTGTGA
- a CDS encoding fimbrial protein, Flp/Fap pilin component — protein sequence MFTQMYIKTSTFLATYKNDESGVTAIEYGLIGVAMATLLGVVFSSTATGSLLGTLTSAFDGITTAIGDVTP from the coding sequence ATGTTTACTCAAATGTATATAAAAACAAGCACATTCCTAGCAACATATAAAAATGATGAAAGTGGTGTGACTGCAATTGAATACGGTCTAATTGGTGTCGCTATGGCAACGCTATTAGGTGTTGTTTTTTCTTCAACTGCTACTGGTTCGCTTTTAGGCACACTAACTAGTGCATTCGATGGTATAACAACGGCAATCGGTGACGTTACTCCTTAA
- the tadZ gene encoding type II secretion system protein Z: MFDLAKAVSKSTEKEKVQNGPSGCSLFYQTNECKSLLQEVFRFEGWSEPDCLRSDLSIGDINISSLKEIIILELNQSKNVVEDAKAFASRLPNHKGIVVIGKEDAITTLRGLKDMGLYYLFWPINKQDTSDFLRHMHSNISRFTGVSQNRKAKKVAVIGSKGGIGTTLITAEIASKLSSLGSDTILVDHQYHDSNIDIILGLKNFEKQNIENLGLQFHDIDEDSAADYLLPVNKKLRILALQGEKSVTDLLGYSHSIIDVLHRQANFIIEDYSTSADFKLDISLLTRRVDMIALVVEPTVAAVRNARKIIDSISSQQQLGLRELRLFVIVNSHRPDSYFPMTPKEVSVHLEHAVDVIIPYSRHAATMLLQGKRLYENNGILSHSFNDISQLLHGKVLNRNRRKFTFQTLVNRIKR, encoded by the coding sequence ATGTTTGATCTTGCTAAAGCAGTCAGTAAATCGACAGAAAAAGAGAAAGTCCAAAACGGTCCTTCGGGTTGTAGCTTATTTTATCAAACGAATGAATGTAAATCTTTGCTACAGGAAGTATTCCGTTTTGAAGGTTGGTCTGAACCTGACTGTTTGCGTAGTGATTTATCGATCGGTGATATCAATATTAGCAGTCTGAAAGAAATTATTATTCTAGAACTTAATCAATCAAAAAATGTGGTTGAAGATGCGAAGGCGTTCGCTAGCCGACTTCCGAATCATAAAGGCATTGTTGTTATTGGTAAAGAAGATGCAATTACCACGTTGCGTGGATTAAAAGATATGGGGCTCTATTATTTATTTTGGCCGATTAATAAGCAAGATACGAGTGATTTTTTACGTCATATGCACAGTAATATTTCTCGTTTTACTGGCGTTAGCCAAAACAGAAAAGCCAAGAAAGTTGCAGTCATTGGCTCAAAAGGTGGCATTGGTACCACGTTAATTACTGCTGAAATTGCATCGAAGTTATCAAGTTTAGGCTCAGATACTATCTTGGTGGATCACCAATATCATGACAGTAATATCGATATTATTTTGGGGCTGAAAAATTTTGAAAAGCAGAATATAGAAAATTTAGGTCTACAGTTTCATGATATTGATGAAGATAGTGCGGCAGACTACCTTTTACCAGTGAATAAAAAGTTACGCATATTAGCTTTACAAGGTGAAAAATCGGTGACTGATTTACTGGGTTATAGTCATAGCATTATTGACGTATTGCATCGCCAAGCGAATTTTATTATTGAAGATTACTCTACATCCGCAGATTTTAAATTAGATATTTCATTATTGACTAGACGTGTCGACATGATTGCTTTAGTTGTCGAGCCGACTGTCGCGGCAGTAAGAAATGCACGAAAGATCATTGACTCAATTTCATCACAGCAACAATTAGGCCTGAGGGAGTTGCGTTTGTTTGTGATCGTTAATTCACACCGCCCAGATAGTTATTTTCCGATGACACCGAAAGAAGTCTCTGTTCATTTAGAGCACGCTGTTGATGTGATAATACCTTATAGTCGCCACGCTGCAACGATGTTGTTACAAGGTAAAAGGTTGTATGAAAACAATGGTATTTTATCTCATTCATTCAACGATATAAGTCAGTTGCTTCACGGTAAAGTATTAAATCGAAATCGTCGAAAGTTCACATTTCAAACATTAGTTAACCGGATTAAACGATGA
- a CDS encoding type II/III secretion system protein, producing the protein MMNKLVTFLAVIFPLCTSISFASERYIPLNNAVNMDFDQDINTVFISKPDIANYKIINKRTLVIFANKVGQSRIIVYGVDKKKLLSQVIHVDINLTDIRHQIAIYYPELEIKLTSIGRNVVVSGNVYSEEQRDDIYRTIAELLGRKKVTRYNAAERITITNGDSEFDEREWVGFQRNYTWEGITERLEIDSIKQINVKISVVQVSKEFNETLGVDWSTIGQKAGQFAFQQFNAASLTTIVSAIGNDNIAEVLAEPNLTVMSGESASFLVGGEVPVIVTNQNTTNISFKEFGVKLNLSAKVLNNKKIKLNIAPEVSAVERIIKAAGIEVPQLSTRRALTTIVLADGDSFMIGGLMSTEDIEAISSVPLLGDIPILGAAFRKATTKRKKTELIIVATVNIVKPITSKDVRLPTMYKTSTLSRLFRSYDRKGTRETQAIDALTIDMLDRGGFIQ; encoded by the coding sequence ATGATGAATAAATTAGTTACTTTTTTAGCCGTTATTTTTCCATTGTGCACGAGCATAAGTTTTGCTTCAGAGCGTTATATTCCTTTGAATAACGCCGTTAATATGGATTTTGACCAAGATATTAATACGGTATTTATCAGTAAACCAGATATTGCGAATTATAAAATTATTAACAAACGCACCTTAGTAATATTCGCTAATAAAGTAGGGCAAAGCCGAATTATTGTGTATGGCGTTGATAAGAAAAAGTTGTTATCTCAAGTGATACACGTTGATATTAATTTGACTGATATTCGCCACCAAATAGCTATTTATTACCCGGAACTTGAAATCAAGCTGACGTCTATCGGCAGAAATGTTGTTGTTAGCGGTAACGTTTACAGCGAAGAACAACGAGACGATATTTATAGAACAATTGCGGAGTTACTAGGTCGTAAAAAAGTTACCCGTTATAACGCTGCAGAGCGTATCACTATTACTAATGGCGATAGTGAGTTTGATGAAAGGGAGTGGGTTGGATTTCAGCGTAATTATACTTGGGAGGGGATTACTGAGCGATTAGAGATTGATAGTATCAAGCAGATTAATGTCAAAATATCAGTCGTTCAAGTGTCTAAAGAATTTAATGAAACCTTAGGTGTTGATTGGAGCACAATTGGTCAAAAGGCGGGGCAGTTTGCTTTTCAGCAATTTAATGCGGCAAGTTTAACGACTATTGTGAGCGCGATTGGTAATGACAACATTGCAGAAGTATTGGCTGAGCCTAATTTAACGGTGATGTCAGGCGAAAGTGCGAGCTTCCTTGTCGGCGGAGAGGTCCCTGTTATTGTGACCAACCAAAATACGACCAATATCAGCTTTAAAGAGTTTGGTGTGAAGTTAAACCTGTCAGCTAAAGTTTTAAATAATAAAAAAATTAAACTTAATATTGCTCCAGAAGTGAGTGCTGTAGAGCGAATCATTAAAGCGGCTGGTATCGAAGTTCCTCAATTAAGTACGCGAAGGGCTTTAACGACGATCGTTTTAGCAGATGGCGATAGCTTTATGATTGGTGGCTTAATGAGTACCGAAGATATTGAAGCGATTAGCAGTGTCCCGCTACTTGGTGATATTCCGATACTGGGTGCTGCTTTTCGTAAGGCTACAACGAAGCGTAAGAAAACGGAGCTTATTATTGTGGCGACTGTGAACATTGTGAAGCCTATTACGAGTAAAGATGTACGCCTTCCTACTATGTATAAAACGTCTACGCTTAGTCGCTTGTTTCGTTCTTATGATCGTAAAGGCACTCGTGAAACGCAAGCTATAGATGCGTTAACTATTGATATGTTGGATCGTGGAGGGTTTATTCAATGA
- the rcpC gene encoding putative Flp pilus assembly protein gives MNSKIIFIVAFLAIVSGIYGVVDILFLTTEKVEKSVASSEFPAKEGRYVTVWRAKESLVKGDPLTSAMVKREQVPLSEALTLGIKQDVVLDFEPSTLINTAVNAGDLVFVEQQTRKDQPGYLDLLIIDGMTLYPLTISSKNLIAGYIQPGDSIDIMAISSPKINLSNTTNELEMFQGVTANLLLAKVRVMSVNKNDSDIINPQMSSDGNSEVTIVIEVKPDDLGRLALAQRTVYLEIVRSQTYQQPPSADVSDIVPNYNGVIELRGSGNSSFEGVIQ, from the coding sequence ATGAATTCAAAGATAATTTTTATTGTTGCATTTTTAGCTATCGTTAGCGGTATTTATGGTGTTGTCGATATATTGTTTTTAACGACAGAAAAAGTAGAAAAGTCGGTTGCTTCATCAGAGTTCCCAGCGAAAGAGGGACGCTATGTTACTGTTTGGCGAGCAAAAGAGTCTTTGGTTAAAGGTGATCCCTTAACAAGTGCAATGGTTAAGCGCGAGCAAGTGCCGTTGAGTGAAGCGTTAACATTGGGCATAAAGCAAGATGTAGTACTTGATTTTGAACCTTCAACGTTAATAAATACAGCTGTTAATGCTGGTGACCTTGTTTTTGTTGAACAGCAAACACGTAAAGATCAACCTGGTTATTTAGACCTACTGATTATAGATGGCATGACACTGTACCCTCTGACTATTTCGTCCAAAAACCTCATTGCTGGTTACATCCAGCCGGGTGACAGCATTGATATTATGGCAATTAGCTCACCAAAAATTAATTTATCTAATACAACCAATGAACTTGAAATGTTTCAAGGTGTGACCGCAAATTTACTGCTGGCAAAGGTACGTGTGATGTCTGTAAACAAAAATGATTCCGATATTATTAACCCACAAATGAGTAGCGATGGTAATAGTGAGGTAACGATCGTGATCGAGGTTAAACCTGATGATCTTGGACGATTAGCATTAGCACAGCGCACTGTGTATTTAGAAATTGTACGTAGTCAAACTTACCAGCAGCCCCCATCTGCGGATGTTAGCGATATTGTGCCTAATTATAATGGTGTGATTGAGTTACGAGGATCGGGTAACTCAAGTTTTGAAGGGGTCATACAATGA
- a CDS encoding HTH-type transcriptional regulator, LysR-family, whose amino-acid sequence MKPQMDNLLSFISAAEKGSFSAAAKELKKSQASVSIAIQNLEIDFGFELFNRNKKYPVLTDKGEKILKNTKLMMSQYHDFINQSRIIEAISDVKIRIGIDPLVCSDRVTGILCEFSKRYPLVDLFIMQQNSKLLYKEIIENKLDLAIGLFSGLDILNCEFVSAFHMQSSWVASPDYKGGDISNISLINMADSRLLTPVDLKYPVMSEVNVATQVWYVEDIHTILSFCRSGVGICHLPNFVTKRDLHEGRLAKVSFAFNQLNNEHWVASILWPKNKTLNPELNWIYKKITEIEFI is encoded by the coding sequence ATGAAACCACAAATGGATAATTTACTATCATTTATTTCAGCGGCGGAAAAAGGTTCATTTAGTGCCGCAGCAAAAGAATTAAAAAAGAGTCAAGCATCGGTTAGTATTGCGATACAAAATTTAGAAATTGATTTTGGTTTTGAATTATTTAATAGAAATAAAAAATACCCAGTTTTAACAGATAAGGGTGAGAAAATACTCAAAAATACTAAATTAATGATGTCGCAATATCATGATTTTATTAATCAGTCACGCATAATAGAAGCTATTAGTGACGTCAAGATACGAATCGGTATCGATCCATTAGTTTGTTCTGATAGAGTAACTGGAATATTGTGTGAATTTTCAAAGCGTTATCCACTTGTTGATCTTTTTATTATGCAACAAAATAGTAAACTACTCTATAAAGAGATTATTGAAAATAAATTAGATTTAGCGATAGGTCTTTTTTCTGGTTTAGATATATTGAATTGTGAATTTGTGAGCGCTTTTCATATGCAAAGTTCTTGGGTTGCATCACCTGATTATAAAGGTGGAGATATTTCCAACATAAGCTTAATTAATATGGCAGACTCTCGATTGCTCACACCGGTAGACCTTAAATATCCTGTGATGAGTGAAGTGAATGTGGCTACTCAGGTTTGGTATGTTGAAGATATACATACGATATTGTCATTTTGTCGAAGTGGTGTTGGTATTTGCCATTTACCTAATTTTGTTACTAAACGAGATTTACATGAAGGTCGATTAGCAAAGGTATCTTTTGCGTTTAATCAATTAAATAATGAACATTGGGTCGCATCTATTTTATGGCCTAAAAATAAAACACTAAACCCTGAATTAAATTGGATTTATAAAAAAATTACTGAGATCGAATTTATTTAA
- the tadF gene encoding membrane associated secretion system protein yields MGANQRGVFAIEMAFVLFFIAALLVFTGDIAFKLFNRVALDRASYSLVNIMKERTRFYNKRFELNQQDINDIQVLASRLLTGKRPFGLRVNSLDNGVFKTFDGNISNAPVCRSDDALTPAYISELVPQNLAGKSFPLYQVTLCYQVDSWFDNFFGNQTQSYLQSTSVIVGR; encoded by the coding sequence ATGGGCGCTAATCAACGAGGTGTTTTTGCGATAGAAATGGCTTTTGTCTTATTTTTTATTGCCGCATTATTGGTGTTTACGGGAGATATTGCATTTAAACTTTTTAATCGTGTGGCTTTAGATAGAGCTAGCTATTCGTTGGTCAATATAATGAAAGAACGCACACGGTTTTATAACAAACGCTTTGAATTAAATCAGCAAGACATCAATGATATTCAAGTGTTGGCATCACGTTTATTAACGGGTAAACGACCTTTTGGGTTACGTGTCAATTCGTTAGATAATGGTGTATTTAAGACATTTGATGGCAATATCAGTAATGCGCCTGTGTGTCGGAGCGATGATGCTTTGACCCCAGCTTATATATCAGAACTAGTGCCTCAAAATTTGGCTGGAAAATCCTTTCCTCTATATCAAGTCACACTTTGTTATCAAGTTGACAGCTGGTTTGACAATTTTTTTGGAAATCAAACTCAAAGTTACTTGCAATCCACTTCTGTGATAGTAGGGCGTTAA
- the tadE gene encoding membrane associated secretion system protein encodes MNSIKSQKGVFTIEFALGSILLFISIFMVFELCRFIYIVNLTESSLRESARDSRLYEGKRNNVNYQTRFEQMFSQNGQIWHSLVDPKRYTLTVNYYRDYTALINNNKTTNCRNCPVAEYSLMYSYVPMLRLPGISERALTRSILMVQEHEGWAEDGR; translated from the coding sequence ATGAACTCGATTAAATCTCAAAAAGGCGTGTTTACAATTGAATTCGCACTTGGGTCAATATTGTTATTTATAAGTATATTCATGGTGTTTGAGTTATGCCGATTTATATACATAGTTAACCTCACTGAATCTTCATTACGAGAATCGGCACGTGATAGTCGATTATATGAAGGTAAGAGGAATAATGTTAACTATCAAACTCGCTTTGAGCAGATGTTTAGTCAGAACGGTCAGATATGGCACAGCCTTGTTGACCCCAAACGCTATACGCTCACGGTTAATTATTATCGAGATTATACTGCACTGATAAATAATAATAAGACAACTAACTGCCGAAATTGTCCAGTGGCCGAGTACTCCTTAATGTATTCCTATGTTCCTATGCTACGTTTGCCGGGAATAAGCGAACGCGCTTTAACTCGTTCTATTTTAATGGTTCAAGAACATGAAGGGTGGGCTGAGGATGGGCGCTAA
- the tadV gene encoding type IV leader peptidase, whose product MALYFMGMLSILVVYLDCRYRRIPNNLCVIILIVSLYLTIEGNNISLHFLSGLIIFSSTTILFKFNIFGAGDSKLATAYSIALLPNEVIDAVILTLFIGGLLSVFYLIKDRLILKKARADECGLPYGLAISFGFYITIINNSI is encoded by the coding sequence ATGGCATTATATTTTATGGGTATGTTATCAATACTAGTAGTCTATTTAGATTGCCGATATCGTCGTATACCTAATAATTTGTGTGTCATTATTTTAATTGTTTCCCTTTATCTAACAATAGAGGGAAACAATATTTCACTACATTTTTTAAGTGGATTAATTATATTTTCATCTACAACTATATTATTTAAATTTAATATATTTGGTGCGGGTGATAGTAAGTTGGCAACAGCATATTCAATCGCTTTACTACCTAATGAAGTTATAGATGCAGTGATATTAACCCTATTTATAGGTGGTTTGTTATCGGTGTTCTATTTAATAAAAGACAGATTAATCTTAAAGAAAGCAAGAGCTGATGAATGTGGTTTGCCTTATGGTCTGGCTATTTCATTCGGTTTTTATATAACAATCATAAACAATTCAATTTAG